One genomic window of Candidatus Kuenenia stuttgartiensis includes the following:
- the nuoE gene encoding NADH-quinone oxidoreductase subunit NuoE has protein sequence MLSVEEQKDLEEELKIVPYKKAATIEALKIVQKHRGWVSDDGVKDIAEFLEITPDEVDSVATFYNLIFRRKVGKHVILVCDSVSCWILGYNQILDYLNKKLGIKFGETTSDGKFTLLPISCLGTCDHAPALMIDNDLYRDLTTDLLDPILEKYS, from the coding sequence ATGTTATCGGTTGAAGAACAAAAAGACCTTGAAGAAGAATTAAAGATCGTACCTTATAAAAAGGCTGCCACTATAGAGGCGTTAAAAATTGTTCAGAAACACCGCGGATGGGTTTCGGATGATGGTGTAAAAGACATCGCAGAATTTTTAGAAATTACTCCGGATGAAGTTGACAGTGTTGCCACTTTTTATAACCTTATTTTCAGGAGAAAAGTAGGTAAACATGTTATTTTAGTTTGCGACAGTGTAAGCTGCTGGATACTCGGCTACAATCAAATTTTAGATTACCTGAATAAAAAACTTGGTATTAAGTTTGGCGAAACAACAAGCGATGGCAAATTTACACTACTTCCAATATCATGCCTCGGCACTTGCGATCATGCACCAGCACTTATGATTGATAATGATCTTTACAGAGATTTAACGACGGATTTACTTGATCCGATTTTAGAAAAATATAGTTGA
- the nuoF gene encoding NADH-quinone oxidoreductase subunit NuoF, translating into METPLTQHIKANKPPMNLKEYEQAGGYQALRKVLKEMQPQDVQKIIKDSNLRGRGGAGFPTGMKWSFVPLGDDAPKDKYLICNADEMEPGAFKDRLLLEGNPHQLIEGMIIAAYAIQANKSYVVLRWAYKEAAELIFKALAEAEQAGYIGQNILGSGYALELYLHTSIGRYIRGEETAHLEALEGKRAIPRSKPPYSAVSGLFGKPTIVNNVETLCCVSHIVNNGSEWFKNLSLNGVGGTKIYGVSGRVKNPGTWELPLGTSMREIIFEHAGGMKEGFRLKGILPGGASTDFLTEEHLDVNMDYSSVEKAGSRLGTGTLIILDDKTCPVGMVHNLEHFFAQESCGWCTPCREGLPWVEKILLSIEEGKGKLEDLDILSFHAVNLGPGRTFCALAPGAVEPLQSSIKYFREDYVRHINEKKCPWR; encoded by the coding sequence ATGGAAACTCCTTTAACTCAACATATTAAGGCAAATAAGCCGCCGATGAATTTAAAAGAATATGAACAAGCTGGCGGCTACCAGGCATTACGCAAAGTATTGAAAGAAATGCAGCCTCAAGACGTTCAAAAAATAATTAAGGATTCCAACTTACGAGGACGAGGCGGGGCAGGCTTTCCAACCGGAATGAAATGGAGTTTCGTCCCGTTAGGAGACGATGCGCCAAAAGATAAGTATCTTATTTGCAATGCCGATGAAATGGAACCAGGAGCATTTAAAGATCGCTTGCTTCTTGAAGGAAACCCTCATCAATTGATTGAAGGTATGATCATTGCCGCATACGCAATCCAGGCGAACAAAAGTTATGTTGTTCTACGATGGGCTTACAAGGAAGCAGCGGAATTAATATTTAAAGCTCTTGCAGAAGCTGAACAAGCTGGTTATATAGGGCAAAATATTTTGGGTTCTGGTTATGCTTTAGAATTATATCTTCATACAAGTATCGGCAGGTATATCCGCGGCGAGGAAACTGCACATTTGGAAGCACTGGAAGGCAAGCGCGCAATACCGCGTTCAAAGCCTCCGTATTCGGCAGTAAGCGGGTTGTTCGGTAAACCTACAATCGTAAATAATGTAGAAACTCTTTGTTGCGTTTCACACATTGTTAATAATGGTTCGGAATGGTTCAAAAACTTAAGCCTTAACGGTGTCGGCGGAACGAAGATTTATGGAGTCAGCGGGCGAGTAAAAAATCCTGGTACATGGGAACTTCCGCTGGGCACTTCAATGCGCGAGATAATTTTTGAACATGCCGGAGGAATGAAAGAAGGATTTAGATTAAAGGGAATCCTTCCTGGTGGTGCATCAACGGATTTTCTTACTGAGGAGCATCTTGATGTTAATATGGATTACTCTTCAGTTGAAAAAGCCGGCAGCAGACTTGGAACAGGAACATTAATAATTCTTGATGATAAAACTTGTCCTGTTGGAATGGTTCACAATCTTGAACATTTCTTTGCTCAGGAATCCTGCGGCTGGTGTACGCCTTGCCGCGAGGGTCTTCCCTGGGTTGAAAAAATTCTTCTTTCTATTGAAGAAGGCAAAGGTAAATTAGAAGACCTTGATATACTTTCTTTTCATGCTGTGAATCTGGGTCCCGGAAGAACTTTCTGTGCGCTGGCACCTGGTGCTGTAGAGCCGCTTCAAAGTTCTATAAAATATTTTCGTGAAGATTACGTGAGACACATAAATGAAAAAAAATGCCCGTGGAGGTAA